The nucleotide window CGCGATCTGGCCGAAGTAGCCGGCCGGGGCCTCGAGGGTGAACTGGACCGTGTACGCGTCGAGGGCTTTCACGCCCACGCCATCGATGAGCTCCTGGAAGTTCGGCGCCCCCGGATCGGCGGTGTTCAGGGCCTCACCGCCCTTGATGATGTACAGCACGTACCCATAGTCGGAAGCCGTATTGGGGTCGAGGGTCCGCTTCACCCCGTACTCCACGTCGTACGCCGTGACCGGGCGGGGCTTGCCGTCCGCGTCCAGGTCATAGACCACCTCGCCCTTCTTCGGGTCGTACTTCACCCAGTACACGTCGTTGCGCATGGAGAACGTCCAGGTGAGCCCGTCCTCTGAGACCGTCCAGCTGGTGGCCAGCTCGGGGATGGGGTGCATGTCAACTTCATCCAGGTCGACCAGGCCAAGGAACATGTTCTCGATAATCTCTACGGACGTCGTGTCCGTAGCCAGGGCGGGGTCAGCCGTGGGGGGTTCCGTGCCCAGGTTCCGGTTCAGCACCACCTTCGCCGCCAGCGCCGGCCATACCATCAGGGAGAGCCCAGCAATCGCCAGAACCGCAATCTTGCTCCACTTCACCGCTTACCTCCTTCCTCCCATTTCTGAGGATCTCCAACGCTCAAGCCTGGGACCCAGGAAGCTTCTTCCTCCGGCCATCACCCCCTTTTCCCCAAATCGATGAGGGATAGAGACGTCACTTACTTAGTATACGTACCTCGCAAACGGGGGTCAAACGCATCCCGCAGGCCATCGCCGAGGAAGTTGAACGCAAGCGTGGTTGTGGCCAGAGCCGCCCCAGGGACCAACGTCTCCCACGGGTAGGTGCGCAACCCCTGGTACGTCTCCGAGATCATCAGGCCCCAGCTCGGGGTCGGGGGGGTAACTCCGAGGCCGATGAAGCTCAGGAACGCCTCGGTGAGGATGTACCCGGGGATGGCGAGCGTCTCGGCCACGATGCACGGCCCGATGATGTTGGGCAGCACGTGGCGGAACACGATGCGCAGGTTGCTCGCCCCCACCGCCCGCGCGGCCTCGATGTATTCTTTCTGCTTCACGGAGAGCGTTTGCCCCCGCGCCAACCTGGCCATGCCGATCCAGTTGAGGAGCCCGAGGGCGATGAACAGGAAGAACATGCCCCCCAAGGCCTTGTCGATGTTCACCATCACCCCGATGAACCCGGTGGCCCCCTGGCGGCTCACCGCCTTGAAGTAGGCCTGGAGCAAGATGATGAAGATGAGGAGTGGGAAGCCATACAGGAAGTCCACGAACCGCATCATGACGTTGTCGACGCCGGTCGGGGAAAATCCGGAGATCACCCCATAGGTGAGGCCGATCACCAGGCTGACCGTGGCCGCCACCACCGCCACCGACAACGAGATCCGGGTTCCATAGAGGGTACGGCTTAGGATATCGCGCCCGAGGTAGTCCGTTCCCAGTGGATACCCCGGCGTTCCCGGGGGCAGGTCTCGCTCGAAGAAGCTCGCCTCGGCGTAGTGCTTGGGGGCAATGAGGGGCCGCGGCTCGCGGCCGATGATCTTGGCGAAGATCGTGGTGTCCACGAACAGGGCCACCAGGATGAGGAGGAGCACGTAGACGCCGCCGATCACCGCTGCCCGGTGCTTGAACAGGCGGTGGAACGCTTCCCGCATCGGGCTCCGCCCGACGACCCCCCTCTCCCGTTTGGACCGTGCTTTGCGCAGCCTCATCCTCAGTCGTATCGAATGCGGGGATCGAGCCAAGCGTAGCTGATGTCCACGAGCAGGTTCGCGAACACCAAAAGCAGGGAGTACACCAGGGTGGCCCCCATCACCAGCGGATAGTCCCGGTTGGTC belongs to Candidatus Acetothermia bacterium and includes:
- a CDS encoding ABC transporter permease, with the protein product MRLRKARSKRERGVVGRSPMREAFHRLFKHRAAVIGGVYVLLLILVALFVDTTIFAKIIGREPRPLIAPKHYAEASFFERDLPPGTPGYPLGTDYLGRDILSRTLYGTRISLSVAVVAATVSLVIGLTYGVISGFSPTGVDNVMMRFVDFLYGFPLLIFIILLQAYFKAVSRQGATGFIGVMVNIDKALGGMFFLFIALGLLNWIGMARLARGQTLSVKQKEYIEAARAVGASNLRIVFRHVLPNIIGPCIVAETLAIPGYILTEAFLSFIGLGVTPPTPSWGLMISETYQGLRTYPWETLVPGAALATTTLAFNFLGDGLRDAFDPRLRGTYTK